One Lacunisphaera limnophila DNA window includes the following coding sequences:
- a CDS encoding PVC-type heme-binding CxxCH protein, which produces MPLSTRPLVALILFSLLPVALCAQAVAPGAETPPAPALVPVAGFAVPEGFEITLWAQAPQLRNPTNMDVDYRGRIWVTEGVNYRSHDDRDKAGDRIVVLEDTDGDGTADSSHVFIQEPALGAPLGIAVIDNRIIVSNAPDLIVYTDVDRNARWDAAIDKREVLLTGFNGRNHDHSLHSVTVGPDGRWYFSQGNNSAHFTDRAGKTFRVGSSYEPTWGKAAPQIYSWKPTQLAGAKSDDGHVYVGGFTVRMKPDATGTEIIGYNYRNSYEQTVTSYGDVFQNDNDDPPASRTSFVLEYGNAGFFSKDGKRMWNADRRPGQDIPTAEWRQEDPGVMPSGDVYGAGAPTGIAFYEGDAFGPEWRGLLLSAEAARNTIFGYKPQAAGAGFKLERMHFATSNPGQDLAGTDALRGKTSSEINTFFRPSDVMVGPDGAVYIADWFDPRVGGHQDFDNLTAGAIYRVAPKGFKSVVPTFDLATTAGQLTALRSPAVNVRALGFNALKAQGAAAIGPVASLLQETNPYIRARAIWLLAELGADGLAQVEALLGHADAATRLTAFRALRRQDHRVLVHAATLAADPSPVVRREVAVAMRDVPLAAARDILLALAKGYDGSDRTYLEAWGIGCTGKVTEIAAAMLAAHAGVDPLQWTPAYTGLLWRLTPAAAAPQFAARAAAASLMEKDRLAAVTALGFMSSKEAAMALVDLAQKGDGLVQRQAFWWLLNYKNTRWAGHGLDAELKARGLYDPATVVVTESVVPVPEPSQLPSVAEIAALVGDASRGAARVVACYLCHRIGEQGVDYGPNITSFAKFQTTEVVIGAIVNPSGDIAHGYEGTAVTLKDGKVVQGMVVSDSDPLVVMSMGGVTQLIPADRVERKQRLNRSLMLNGEQLGLDAQGVADVVAYLKGL; this is translated from the coding sequence ATGCCCCTGTCCACGCGTCCGCTTGTTGCCCTGATCCTGTTTTCGTTGCTGCCCGTTGCGCTTTGCGCCCAAGCGGTGGCGCCCGGCGCCGAGACCCCGCCGGCGCCCGCGCTCGTGCCGGTCGCGGGGTTCGCGGTGCCGGAGGGGTTTGAAATCACGCTGTGGGCCCAGGCGCCGCAGCTGCGGAACCCGACGAACATGGACGTGGACTACCGGGGCCGCATCTGGGTGACCGAGGGCGTGAACTACCGCAGTCACGACGACCGGGACAAGGCCGGCGACCGCATCGTGGTGCTGGAGGACACCGACGGCGACGGCACGGCCGACTCCAGCCATGTGTTCATCCAGGAGCCGGCGCTCGGCGCCCCGTTGGGCATCGCGGTGATCGACAACCGCATCATTGTCTCCAACGCCCCCGACCTGATCGTCTACACCGACGTGGACCGCAATGCGCGCTGGGATGCCGCCATCGACAAGCGCGAGGTGCTGCTCACCGGCTTCAACGGCCGCAACCACGACCACTCGCTCCACTCCGTGACGGTCGGTCCGGACGGCCGCTGGTATTTTTCGCAGGGCAACAACAGCGCGCATTTCACCGACCGCGCGGGCAAGACCTTCCGCGTCGGCAGTTCCTACGAGCCCACCTGGGGCAAGGCCGCGCCGCAGATCTACAGCTGGAAGCCCACCCAGCTCGCCGGCGCCAAGAGCGACGACGGTCACGTCTATGTCGGCGGCTTTACCGTCCGCATGAAGCCGGACGCCACGGGCACCGAGATCATCGGCTACAATTACCGCAACAGCTACGAGCAGACCGTCACCTCCTATGGCGACGTGTTTCAGAATGACAACGACGACCCGCCGGCGAGCCGCACCTCCTTTGTGCTCGAGTACGGCAACGCCGGATTCTTCTCCAAGGACGGCAAGCGCATGTGGAATGCCGACCGCCGGCCGGGCCAGGACATTCCGACCGCGGAGTGGCGCCAGGAAGACCCGGGCGTGATGCCCTCGGGCGATGTCTATGGCGCGGGGGCGCCGACCGGCATCGCGTTCTACGAGGGTGATGCGTTCGGGCCCGAGTGGCGCGGCCTGCTCCTGAGCGCCGAGGCGGCGCGCAACACGATCTTCGGTTACAAGCCGCAGGCGGCCGGCGCGGGCTTCAAGCTGGAGCGCATGCATTTCGCCACGAGCAATCCCGGGCAGGATCTGGCCGGCACCGATGCCCTGCGGGGCAAGACCAGCAGCGAGATCAACACCTTCTTCCGTCCGTCGGATGTGATGGTCGGGCCGGACGGGGCCGTTTACATTGCCGACTGGTTCGACCCGCGCGTGGGCGGGCACCAGGATTTCGACAACCTGACCGCCGGGGCGATCTACCGCGTGGCGCCGAAGGGTTTCAAATCCGTCGTGCCGACGTTCGACCTCGCCACGACGGCGGGGCAGCTCACGGCGCTGCGCAGCCCGGCGGTGAACGTGCGCGCGCTTGGCTTCAACGCCCTGAAGGCGCAGGGGGCCGCGGCCATCGGGCCGGTGGCCTCATTGCTGCAGGAGACCAATCCCTATATCCGGGCCCGCGCCATCTGGCTGCTGGCCGAGCTCGGGGCCGACGGCCTCGCGCAGGTCGAGGCATTGCTGGGCCACGCCGATGCGGCGACCCGGCTGACGGCGTTCCGGGCGCTGCGCCGTCAGGATCACCGGGTCTTGGTGCACGCCGCGACGCTGGCCGCGGATCCTTCACCGGTGGTTCGCCGCGAGGTGGCCGTGGCGATGCGTGACGTGCCGCTGGCCGCCGCCCGGGACATCCTGCTGGCGCTGGCCAAGGGTTACGATGGCTCCGACCGCACCTATCTTGAAGCGTGGGGCATCGGCTGCACCGGCAAGGTAACGGAAATCGCCGCCGCGATGCTGGCCGCGCACGCGGGCGTCGACCCGCTCCAATGGACGCCGGCCTACACGGGATTGCTCTGGCGGCTCACACCGGCGGCGGCCGCGCCGCAGTTTGCCGCGCGGGCGGCGGCAGCCTCCCTGATGGAGAAGGACCGCCTCGCGGCCGTCACGGCGCTGGGTTTCATGTCATCGAAGGAAGCGGCCATGGCCCTGGTGGATCTCGCCCAGAAGGGTGACGGGCTCGTGCAGCGACAGGCATTCTGGTGGCTGCTGAATTACAAGAACACGCGTTGGGCCGGCCACGGTCTCGACGCGGAGCTGAAGGCCCGCGGTCTGTATGATCCGGCGACGGTGGTGGTCACCGAGAGTGTCGTGCCCGTGCCCGAGCCGAGCCAATTGCCGTCGGTGGCAGAGATCGCGGCGCTGGTCGGCGATGCGTCGCGCGGGGCGGCCCGGGTGGTGGCCTGTTACCTGTGTCACCGTATCGGCGAGCAAGGCGTGGATTACGGTCCGAATATCACGTCGTTCGCCAAGTTCCAGACGACCGAGGTCGTGATCGGCGCCATCGTGAACCCGTCGGGTGACATCGCCCATGGTTACGAGGGTACGGCGGTGACCCTCAAGGACGGCAAGGTGGTGCAGGGCATGGTGGTGTCCGACAGCGATCCGCTCGTGGTCATGAGCATGGGTGGGGTCACGCAACTGATCCCGGCCGACCGCGTGGAGAGGAAGCAGCGCCTGAACCGCTCGCTGATGCTCAACGGCGAGCAGCTCGGGCTGGACGCCCAGGGGGTGGCGGACGTGGTGGCATACCTCAAAGGACTTTGA
- a CDS encoding hemolysin family protein — MSSLFLELLIIFVLLLANGVFSMAEIAIVSARKNRLRQLADHGDPAALRALQLAESPNTFLATVQIGITLVGVLAAAFGGAALGDKLAVPLAQIAWLAPYADQLALGLVVVVLTYFTLVIGELVPKRIGLGHPEGVARALAGPMYFLSRLGSPLVSLLGTSTDALLALCRIKPEPEVKVTEEDVRLLVREGMRVGVFHAQEPAMIESVMAFDRLPVHDLMTPRAKIIWINAHDSHETIWHRIVVSAHTTFPVYEDRRDNVIGTVTVKAIYANLAAGVPVNVRDLITPALVVPASQPVSSLLEKFKATGKHVALVSDEFGAIAGLVTLHDIMEAIVGELPSPEDRLKPKAVRRDDGSWLVDGLIAAEDFVQAVTDFPLPPAAQRDYQTLAGFIVKHLGHVPAEGETFQLHGYTVEIIDMDGLRVDKVLLLPLRNPPTPGPA; from the coding sequence ATGAGCTCCCTCTTCCTCGAACTCCTCATCATCTTTGTCCTCCTCCTGGCCAACGGCGTGTTTTCCATGGCCGAGATCGCGATCGTGTCCGCCCGCAAGAACCGCCTCCGCCAGCTCGCGGACCATGGCGACCCTGCCGCCCTGCGCGCCCTGCAACTGGCCGAGTCCCCCAACACCTTCCTCGCCACCGTCCAGATCGGCATCACCCTGGTCGGGGTCCTGGCCGCGGCCTTCGGCGGTGCCGCCCTCGGCGATAAACTCGCGGTTCCGCTGGCCCAGATCGCCTGGCTCGCGCCCTACGCGGACCAGCTCGCCCTCGGCCTCGTCGTCGTGGTGCTGACCTACTTCACCCTGGTCATCGGCGAACTCGTGCCCAAACGCATCGGCCTCGGCCACCCGGAAGGCGTCGCCCGCGCCCTCGCCGGCCCGATGTATTTTCTCTCCCGCCTCGGCTCGCCCCTCGTGAGTCTGCTCGGCACGTCCACCGACGCCCTGCTCGCCCTCTGCCGCATCAAGCCCGAACCCGAGGTCAAGGTCACCGAGGAAGACGTCCGCCTGCTCGTCCGCGAGGGCATGCGCGTCGGCGTGTTTCACGCCCAGGAGCCCGCCATGATTGAAAGCGTCATGGCCTTCGACCGCCTGCCCGTCCACGACCTGATGACCCCTCGCGCCAAGATCATCTGGATCAACGCCCATGATTCCCACGAAACCATCTGGCATCGCATCGTCGTCAGCGCCCACACGACCTTTCCTGTCTACGAGGACCGGCGCGACAACGTGATCGGCACCGTCACCGTGAAGGCCATCTACGCCAACCTCGCCGCCGGGGTCCCGGTCAACGTGCGCGACCTCATCACCCCCGCCCTCGTCGTCCCCGCGTCCCAACCTGTCTCCTCCCTGCTCGAGAAATTCAAGGCCACCGGCAAACATGTCGCCCTCGTCAGCGACGAGTTCGGAGCCATCGCGGGCCTGGTCACCCTGCACGACATCATGGAGGCCATCGTCGGCGAGCTACCCTCGCCGGAGGACCGCCTGAAACCCAAGGCCGTGCGCCGCGACGACGGCTCCTGGCTCGTGGACGGCCTGATCGCGGCCGAAGACTTTGTCCAGGCCGTGACCGACTTCCCGCTGCCACCCGCCGCCCAGCGTGACTACCAGACCCTCGCCGGTTTCATCGTCAAACACCTCGGCCACGTGCCCGCCGAGGGCGAGACTTTCCAACTCCACGGCTACACGGTCGAGATCATCGACATGGACGGCCTCCGCGTGGACAAGGTGCTGCTCCTGCCCTTGAGAAATCCGCCGACGCCCGGACCGGCCTAG
- a CDS encoding hydroxypyruvate isomerase family protein — MNRRTFVSSALAATGAALLAGSSRLAAQAFAPKGNPRFRLGYGPHPGMFSTSAPGGVLDEIKFAADQGFTAWEDNGISGRPAAEQEAIGSLLRDRQMQMGVFVAHASFDEPTFAVAKPAYREQVLASIRNAVEVAGRCGAKWFTVVPGSVDQQSDKTERWNRYGGPRLAEGYQTANVIALLRECSALLEPHGLIMVLEPLNWYRDHGGVFLQKSDQAYALCKAVNSPSCKILFDIYHQQITEGNLIPNIDRCWDEIAYFQAGDNPGRKEPGTGEINYRNVFRHLHRRGFTGVVGMEHGNSLPGADGETAVIRAYRDADAF, encoded by the coding sequence ATGAACCGCCGCACCTTCGTCTCCTCCGCCCTCGCCGCCACCGGCGCCGCACTCTTGGCCGGCTCCTCGCGCCTCGCCGCCCAGGCCTTCGCGCCCAAGGGTAATCCCCGCTTCCGCCTCGGCTACGGCCCGCACCCGGGCATGTTCTCGACCTCCGCCCCCGGCGGCGTCCTCGACGAGATCAAGTTCGCCGCCGACCAGGGCTTCACTGCCTGGGAGGACAACGGCATCTCCGGCCGCCCCGCCGCCGAACAGGAGGCGATCGGCTCCCTGCTGCGCGACCGCCAGATGCAGATGGGCGTGTTCGTAGCCCATGCGAGTTTCGACGAACCAACCTTCGCCGTGGCCAAGCCGGCCTACCGCGAACAGGTCCTCGCCAGCATCCGGAACGCCGTCGAGGTCGCCGGCCGCTGCGGCGCGAAATGGTTCACCGTCGTGCCCGGCTCCGTCGACCAACAATCGGACAAGACCGAACGCTGGAACCGCTACGGCGGCCCCCGCCTCGCCGAGGGTTACCAGACGGCCAATGTCATCGCCCTGCTGCGCGAGTGTTCCGCCCTCCTCGAACCCCACGGGCTCATCATGGTCCTCGAGCCGCTCAACTGGTATCGCGACCACGGCGGGGTCTTCCTCCAGAAATCCGACCAGGCCTACGCGCTCTGCAAGGCCGTCAACAGCCCGTCGTGCAAGATCCTCTTCGATATCTACCACCAGCAGATCACCGAGGGAAACCTGATTCCCAACATCGACCGCTGCTGGGACGAGATCGCCTACTTCCAGGCCGGCGACAACCCCGGCCGCAAGGAACCCGGCACTGGCGAGATCAATTACCGCAACGTTTTCCGTCACCTCCACCGCCGGGGCTTCACCGGCGTCGTCGGCATGGAACACGGCAACTCCCTCCCCGGCGCCGACGGCGAGACCGCTGTCATCCGCGCCTATCGCGACGCGGATGCATTCTGA
- a CDS encoding DUF1653 domain-containing protein, translated as MRDAPPQPTEPRPGLYRHYKDNPYRVTGLALHTETNEWMVVYEALYGGGGMFVRPAAMFVEMVEVGGRRVPRFARTGD; from the coding sequence ATGCGTGACGCCCCGCCCCAACCGACCGAGCCCCGGCCCGGCCTTTATCGCCACTACAAGGACAACCCCTACCGGGTGACGGGGCTGGCCCTGCACACGGAGACCAACGAGTGGATGGTGGTCTATGAGGCGCTGTATGGCGGCGGCGGGATGTTTGTGCGACCGGCGGCGATGTTCGTCGAGATGGTCGAGGTCGGCGGTCGGCGCGTGCCTCGGTTTGCGCGGACGGGCGACTAG
- a CDS encoding CobW family GTP-binding protein produces MSLPPIPVTVLTGFLGAGKTTLLNRILTEQHGKKIAVIENEFGEVGVDNQLVIQSDEEIFEMNNGCICCTVRGDLLRILGRLMKRKDRLDAILIETTGLANPAPVAQTFFTDPEMKEQFALDAIVTLVDAKHILLHLDDSPEAMKQIGFADVIILNKTDLVAPAELDALEKRLRLVNAVAKIHRTKNAELPIDKVLNVGGFNLERAVDVDPQFLEMEYPFEWAGAYELPAGDYELEIGHAHGDHHHGHDHGHDHDHECGPDCGHNHNELDVVVMPLKSLAEKDLAACINATVLLFSDWEKIVLPGETITAGATLHRLKLKDEHGKFKVTLPATGRYLLFTGHDVPTHLRDATGSVVRYGWDKTFRHEHSHDEAVSSVGISVAGELDGKKLNEWISELLKTKGGDIFRMKGVLVVKGTKKRLVFQGVHMLFDAKFDREWKDGENRTNTLVFIGKNLDRAALTEGFKACLA; encoded by the coding sequence ATGTCCCTCCCCCCCATCCCCGTCACCGTCCTCACCGGCTTCCTCGGCGCCGGCAAAACCACCCTGCTCAACCGCATCCTCACCGAGCAGCACGGCAAAAAGATCGCCGTCATCGAGAACGAGTTCGGCGAGGTCGGCGTGGACAACCAGCTCGTCATTCAGTCCGACGAGGAGATCTTCGAGATGAACAACGGCTGCATCTGCTGCACCGTCCGCGGCGACCTCCTCCGCATCCTCGGCCGGCTCATGAAGCGCAAGGACCGCCTCGACGCCATTCTCATCGAGACCACCGGCCTGGCCAACCCCGCCCCCGTCGCCCAGACGTTCTTCACCGATCCGGAGATGAAGGAACAGTTCGCCCTCGACGCCATCGTCACGCTCGTCGACGCCAAGCACATCCTCCTCCACCTCGACGACTCCCCCGAGGCCATGAAGCAGATCGGCTTCGCCGATGTCATCATCCTCAACAAGACCGACCTCGTCGCCCCCGCCGAGCTCGACGCGCTGGAAAAACGCCTCCGCTTGGTCAACGCCGTCGCCAAGATCCACCGCACGAAGAACGCCGAACTCCCGATCGACAAGGTGCTCAACGTCGGCGGCTTCAACCTCGAGCGTGCCGTCGACGTCGACCCGCAGTTCCTCGAGATGGAATATCCCTTTGAATGGGCCGGTGCCTACGAGCTGCCTGCCGGGGATTACGAATTGGAAATCGGCCACGCCCACGGGGACCACCACCACGGCCATGATCACGGACACGACCACGATCACGAGTGCGGCCCCGACTGCGGCCACAACCACAACGAACTCGATGTGGTGGTCATGCCGCTGAAGAGCCTCGCCGAGAAGGATCTCGCCGCCTGCATCAACGCCACCGTCCTCCTCTTCTCCGACTGGGAGAAGATCGTCCTCCCCGGCGAGACCATCACCGCCGGCGCCACCCTCCACCGCCTGAAACTCAAGGACGAGCACGGCAAGTTCAAGGTCACCCTCCCCGCCACCGGCCGCTACCTTCTCTTCACGGGTCACGACGTGCCGACGCACCTGCGGGACGCCACGGGCTCCGTCGTGCGCTACGGCTGGGACAAAACCTTCCGCCACGAGCATTCACACGACGAGGCCGTCTCCTCCGTCGGCATCAGCGTCGCGGGCGAGCTCGACGGCAAGAAACTCAACGAGTGGATCAGCGAGCTCCTCAAGACCAAGGGCGGCGACATCTTCCGCATGAAGGGCGTGCTCGTCGTCAAGGGCACGAAGAAGCGCCTCGTCTTCCAGGGCGTACACATGCTCTTCGACGCCAAGTTCGACCGCGAGTGGAAGGACGGCGAGAACCGCACCAACACCCTCGTCTTCATCGGCAAGAACCTCGACCGCGCCGCCCTCACCGAGGGTTTCAAAGCCTGCCTGGCCTGA